From Candidatus Manganitrophus morganii, the proteins below share one genomic window:
- the atpB gene encoding F0F1 ATP synthase subunit A produces MFVGVAQAAEAAGGGAASLEPPNIILLLHHYFPHSPIVEFLHHFENPFFSAIVIFILVFVARQATRKTQLIPGKLQNLVETAVESLDDFVTGVMGPAGRRFTPFIGTLFLYILVQNLIGIVPGMKAPTSSINTTVALALTVFFYVQYTAIRMNGILGYLDHLAGSPRPHGVIGFLIALVSVPFNFVLHTLGELTKPLSLSLRLFGNIFGEDVLIGQMLVLGVAALAFMHSPVGLPLQFPFYLLAILTSTIQALVFSLLSTIYIFLMFPHAEEGHH; encoded by the coding sequence ATGTTTGTAGGCGTAGCACAAGCGGCGGAAGCCGCCGGCGGCGGGGCAGCGAGTTTAGAGCCGCCTAATATTATCCTGTTGCTCCATCACTATTTTCCGCATTCCCCCATCGTTGAGTTTTTACATCACTTTGAGAACCCGTTTTTTTCGGCGATTGTGATCTTTATTTTGGTGTTTGTCGCCAGACAGGCGACGCGCAAAACGCAATTAATCCCGGGGAAACTCCAAAATCTCGTTGAAACGGCGGTCGAGTCATTGGATGATTTCGTCACCGGCGTGATGGGTCCGGCCGGCAGAAGATTCACCCCTTTCATCGGGACCCTCTTTCTCTACATTCTTGTCCAGAATCTGATCGGGATCGTGCCGGGAATGAAGGCCCCCACCTCCAGCATCAACACCACGGTCGCGCTGGCGCTGACCGTTTTTTTCTATGTCCAATATACCGCCATCCGGATGAACGGGATCCTCGGCTATTTGGATCATCTGGCCGGAAGCCCCCGTCCGCACGGGGTGATCGGTTTTCTGATCGCGCTCGTGTCGGTGCCGTTTAATTTTGTCCTTCATACGTTGGGTGAATTGACGAAACCGCTGAGCCTCTCGCTTCGTCTTTTCGGAAATATTTTCGGAGAGGATGTCCTCATCGGTCAGATGCTGGTCCTGGGGGTCGCCGCGCTCGCCTTCATGCACAGCCCGGTCGGGCTTCCGCTCCAATTTCCATTTTATCTTCTGGCGATTTTGACCAGCACCATACAGGCGCTTGTTTTTTCGCTGCTTTCGACGATCTATATTTTCTTGATGTTCCCTCACGCGGAGGAAGGACATCATTAA
- the atpE gene encoding ATP synthase F0 subunit C, which yields MTPAVALGFALPLAVALAAIGSAYGLGKAVSAAMEAIGRQPEAAPRIQLAMVIGAAFIEALTIYALLTVFILQGRITG from the coding sequence ATGACACCTGCAGTTGCGTTAGGTTTTGCACTTCCTTTGGCTGTTGCTTTGGCTGCGATCGGTTCAGCGTACGGATTGGGTAAAGCGGTCAGCGCCGCCATGGAAGCGATCGGCCGGCAGCCGGAAGCAGCGCCGAGAATTCAGCTCGCGATGGTCATCGGAGCCGCGTTTATCGAAGCGTTGACCATCTACGCCTTGTTGACCGTCTTTATTCTTCAGGGCCGTATCACCGGATAA
- the atpH gene encoding ATP synthase F1 subunit delta, whose amino-acid sequence MKSEVTAERYAQALLEVAEGHALGESILEQIDRFRQAAAHYPELSRFLGSPRVPEEKKEALIGRIFEGEAKKVMIHFVRLLLRKGRIDYLEDILALYPKLHDAKRGVLKGTLTTVHPLDPEVLARLKSKLEAEVGRTLELTYLEDPEILGGFVFSTGTTLIDASVQRQLDELGERLRTLPVA is encoded by the coding sequence ATGAAAAGCGAGGTCACGGCGGAACGGTATGCGCAAGCCCTGTTGGAGGTCGCGGAGGGGCATGCCCTCGGGGAGTCGATCCTGGAGCAGATCGATCGATTCCGCCAGGCGGCCGCCCACTATCCGGAGTTGAGCCGCTTTCTTGGGAGTCCCCGCGTTCCTGAGGAGAAGAAAGAAGCGTTGATCGGCCGGATCTTCGAGGGAGAGGCGAAAAAAGTGATGATCCACTTTGTCCGTCTTCTTCTCCGCAAGGGGCGGATCGACTATCTGGAAGATATCCTCGCTCTCTACCCGAAGCTTCACGATGCCAAGCGCGGGGTGTTGAAGGGAACGCTGACGACGGTTCACCCGCTCGACCCGGAGGTGCTCGCCCGGTTAAAATCAAAACTCGAAGCCGAAGTCGGCCGTACATTGGAGTTGACCTACTTGGAGGACCCGGAGATTCTCGGCGGATTTGTCTTCTCGACCGGAACCACCCTCATCGATGCCAGCGTTCAACGACAATTGGACGAATTGGGAGAGAGGTTAAGAACCCTCCCGGTTGCCTAA
- the atpF gene encoding F0F1 ATP synthase subunit B has protein sequence MDIQIQQVLTQIVGFLLLLWLLKKYAWIPLLGVLDERRTKIVTELEEIRKGKESLAQIKTEYDTKLSEIENQARLRIQEAVVEGQRMAREIAEGAREEAHQILEKAKEDIQREMAKAKAQLRDEIATIAVSAAGKIVRQEMNKQKDKELVLQYIDELKGFK, from the coding sequence GTGGATATTCAAATTCAACAGGTCTTAACCCAGATCGTCGGTTTTCTTCTCCTCCTCTGGTTATTGAAAAAATACGCGTGGATCCCCTTGCTCGGCGTTTTAGATGAACGGCGAACAAAGATTGTCACTGAGCTCGAAGAGATCCGAAAGGGAAAAGAGTCTTTGGCGCAGATAAAGACGGAGTATGATACAAAGCTTTCGGAGATCGAAAACCAGGCGCGCTTGAGGATTCAAGAGGCGGTGGTGGAGGGGCAGCGGATGGCGAGAGAGATCGCCGAAGGGGCTCGAGAAGAGGCGCACCAGATTCTGGAAAAGGCAAAAGAAGATATCCAACGTGAAATGGCGAAGGCGAAGGCCCAGCTTCGAGATGAGATCGCCACCATTGCGGTCTCCGCCGCCGGGAAAATCGTCCGTCAGGAAATGAACAAGCAGAAGGACAAAGAGCTGGTCTTGCAGTACATCGACGAATTGAAGGGTTTTAAATAA
- a CDS encoding response regulator, translating to MKGKKKVLVVDDNRDTVRIIRDALEGAGFSVASAYDGREALERVREEAPDLMILDLMMPKMSGYEVCNEIRKDPKTKELIVLMLTARSDIDAKIQGIEGGANDYLVKPVEPREVVSRVRRFLATEGAYQEKVLLERLEAIGQISLTVRHEINNPLAVICGQAQLLLQRKDLPEEVRSKLKIMYEMGLRISEIIKQLDQVQDKTLEYIRGEKMIDIRPPKKRSAGA from the coding sequence ATGAAAGGAAAAAAGAAAGTCCTCGTCGTCGACGATAATCGGGACACCGTCCGGATTATCCGGGATGCATTGGAAGGGGCCGGTTTTTCCGTCGCTTCCGCTTATGACGGCAGAGAGGCGCTGGAACGCGTTCGCGAAGAGGCGCCGGACCTGATGATCCTCGATTTGATGATGCCGAAGATGAGCGGTTACGAGGTCTGCAACGAAATTCGAAAAGACCCCAAGACAAAAGAGCTGATTGTGTTGATGCTCACCGCCCGATCGGATATCGACGCCAAGATTCAGGGGATTGAAGGGGGCGCCAACGATTATCTGGTCAAGCCGGTCGAGCCGCGCGAAGTCGTCTCCCGGGTCCGCCGCTTTCTTGCCACCGAAGGGGCCTACCAGGAAAAGGTCCTGCTGGAACGACTCGAGGCGATCGGGCAGATCAGCCTGACGGTTCGACACGAGATCAACAATCCGTTGGCCGTGATCTGCGGGCAGGCGCAGCTGCTTCTTCAACGAAAAGACCTCCCGGAGGAGGTCCGGAGCAAGCTTAAGATCATGTATGAAATGGGCCTTCGGATCAGCGAAATCATTAAACAGCTCGATCAGGTTCAGGATAAGACGCTGGAGTATATCCGTGGAGAAAAAATGATCGATATCCGACCTCCCAAGAAACGCTCCGCAGGTGCGTAA